A genome region from Geoalkalibacter ferrihydriticus DSM 17813 includes the following:
- a CDS encoding sodium-dependent transporter: MNQTAPRSLWASRLGFILAAAGSAVGLGNIWKFPYVVGENGGGAFVLVYLACILLVGLPIMMAEFMLGRHTRRDAVGAFVQLEGKRSPWIAAGWVSITAAFLILSYYSVVAGWTLDYVYRALRGSFSGVPAATIEGMFDGLIADGPRQILWHLVFICLCLGIVIGGVQKGIERWSKILMPILLALLALLFMNGMLSKGAWEGIAFMFRPDFEKLTAGSVLEAMGHAFFTLSLGMAAMITYGSYIKRNEDLLGSSLRIVGLDVTIALMAGLAIFPIVFSVGMEPGAGPGLIFKTIPVVFSRIPGGFVLAILFFLLLSFAALTSAISLLEAQVAYLIDERGWGRKRATALLAGLAFLVGLPTALSYNSLAQWHLIGERTFFDSADLLTSNYLLPISGLLISIYVGWFWSGSEEKQELVAGGSGWVYPLWHFLIRYIAPSAIAIVLFFKMRETGLFAWFGNLF; the protein is encoded by the coding sequence ATGAACCAGACAGCACCGCGCTCCCTTTGGGCCAGCCGCCTGGGATTCATTCTCGCCGCTGCGGGCAGCGCCGTCGGTCTCGGCAACATCTGGAAATTTCCCTATGTCGTTGGTGAGAACGGCGGCGGTGCCTTCGTTCTGGTGTATCTCGCCTGTATCCTGCTGGTCGGTCTGCCCATCATGATGGCTGAATTCATGCTCGGCCGCCACACGCGGCGCGATGCCGTGGGCGCATTTGTCCAACTCGAGGGCAAGCGCTCACCCTGGATTGCGGCCGGCTGGGTCAGCATCACCGCCGCCTTTCTGATCCTCTCCTACTATTCCGTGGTCGCCGGCTGGACCCTGGACTACGTCTATCGCGCCCTGCGCGGCAGCTTCAGCGGAGTACCGGCGGCAACCATCGAAGGCATGTTCGACGGCCTGATCGCGGATGGCCCACGGCAGATTCTCTGGCACCTGGTATTCATTTGCCTGTGCCTGGGCATCGTCATCGGCGGGGTGCAGAAGGGCATCGAGCGCTGGAGCAAAATCCTCATGCCGATCCTGTTGGCGCTGCTGGCGCTCTTGTTCATGAACGGCATGCTGAGCAAGGGCGCCTGGGAGGGCATCGCCTTCATGTTCCGCCCCGACTTTGAGAAGCTCACCGCCGGATCGGTGCTGGAGGCCATGGGCCACGCCTTTTTCACCCTGTCTTTGGGCATGGCGGCGATGATCACCTACGGCTCCTATATCAAGCGCAACGAAGATCTCCTCGGTTCGAGCCTGCGCATCGTCGGCCTCGATGTGACCATCGCACTCATGGCGGGCCTGGCCATTTTTCCCATCGTGTTCTCCGTGGGCATGGAGCCGGGAGCCGGTCCGGGACTCATCTTCAAAACAATCCCCGTGGTTTTTTCGCGCATACCCGGCGGCTTCGTGCTGGCCATTCTGTTCTTTCTGCTGCTCTCCTTTGCCGCTCTGACCAGTGCCATTTCCCTCCTTGAAGCCCAGGTCGCCTATCTCATCGACGAGCGCGGTTGGGGCCGCAAGCGCGCCACGGCGCTTCTGGCCGGACTGGCCTTCCTGGTCGGCCTGCCCACCGCCCTGTCCTACAATTCCCTGGCGCAGTGGCACCTGATCGGTGAGCGCACCTTTTTCGACTCCGCCGATCTGCTCACCTCCAATTACCTGCTGCCCATCAGCGGTCTGCTGATTTCCATCTATGTCGGCTGGTTCTGGAGCGGCAGCGAGGAAAAGCAGGAACTGGTGGCGGGGGGCTCGGGTTGGGTCTATCCCCTGTGGCATTTTCTGATTCGCTACATCGCCCCTTCGGCCATCGCCATCGTGCTGTTTTTCAAGATGCGCGAAACGGGGCTGTTCGCCTGGTTCGGGAACCTGTTCTGA
- a CDS encoding YggS family pyridoxal phosphate-dependent enzyme, protein MSVTTNLNQIRAEITAACLRVERDPQGIRLVAVSKTKSSAAIAQAAEAGQKIFGESYVQEFLDKADEVHQPVEWHFIGHLQSNKVKYLRNRVSMIHSVDRLSLAREINRQWKNLERPLDVLIQVNLGDEESKSGVSSDQTADLVREISALPHLRIQGLMALPPYCEDPEDVRPFFRRLRGLADEIAALELPGVNMGELSMGMSHDFAVAVEEGATLVRIGTAIFGARN, encoded by the coding sequence ATGAGTGTAACCACCAATCTCAATCAGATCCGCGCAGAAATCACCGCGGCCTGCCTGCGCGTCGAGCGGGACCCGCAAGGGATACGCCTGGTGGCGGTCTCGAAAACCAAGTCCTCGGCCGCCATTGCGCAGGCCGCCGAGGCCGGACAGAAGATCTTCGGCGAAAGCTACGTCCAGGAGTTTCTGGACAAGGCCGATGAGGTTCACCAGCCGGTGGAGTGGCACTTTATCGGCCATTTGCAGAGCAACAAGGTCAAATACCTGCGCAATCGCGTCAGCATGATCCACAGTGTCGACCGCCTTTCCCTGGCGCGCGAAATCAATCGGCAGTGGAAGAACCTCGAGCGTCCCCTCGATGTTCTGATCCAGGTCAATCTGGGGGATGAGGAGAGCAAATCAGGTGTCAGCTCCGATCAGACCGCCGACCTGGTGCGCGAGATTTCCGCTCTGCCCCATTTGCGCATACAGGGATTAATGGCCTTGCCGCCCTACTGTGAAGACCCGGAGGATGTCCGCCCCTTCTTCCGCCGCCTGCGCGGGCTTGCCGACGAAATCGCCGCCCTCGAACTTCCCGGCGTCAACATGGGCGAATTGTCCATGGGCATGAGCCACGATTTTGCCGTCGCCGTCGAAGAAGGAGCGACCCTGGTGCGCATCGGCACCGCGATTTTCGGCGCACGCAACTGA
- a CDS encoding diguanylate cyclase, which yields MVHEHPPMDDLTTLSPAEVLETLESVPFLAPYALALYCETRGLICPEGQHFKLFGPCSHSLLCDDQCRPIHENALSQAITRNEPGVFRCKSGLLNFIVPFKLTRSQTCCLLGGGVRAPELDLSTSKLLSLAREINDPGLVEDIEKLPIHSEEDLQVVAGRVAQLMDGTQGDNLLRLAFEKTMMRLNAVTGMLPEFDRATNVEQIFQLLGETLTVLFDLPRAAVILAADAARKPVLRGLGQWLEQTVSLSEEQIGLLLRAQERRHFFLEEEDCLGQLPGVKGESANCLPLVYGNRSLGTLALFDADLAPRDLLLIELLAGRAAMRMASLESEREQSLEARISAQIIQMVSDFSLLDQREALFSRILDLTAELLCASKGSLMVLDEDGEHLFIAAGKGMNPELARNMRVRVGSGIAGRVVSSGHSLLVNDIEKDDRVRSANRPRFRTKSFLSIPLRVRGEIFAVLNLSDKENQATFDETDLRILSAFAPHFSALIERTTSLEHAAAMEELSITDPLTGLYNRRFLERRMEEEISRSLRQSLSLTIIMLDLDNFKHYNDLCGHLAGDKALKRTARILRHSAREMDIVTRFGGEEFCILLPATSKKESLLVAERIRHAIEKESFFREQHLPTGKLTASMGLASFPVDGNTARTLINAADIALYRAKSAGRNRSVVFEPSFRGDQASSA from the coding sequence ATGGTCCACGAACACCCACCAATGGATGATCTGACCACGCTCAGTCCTGCGGAAGTGCTGGAGACTCTAGAGTCAGTCCCCTTTCTCGCGCCCTACGCGCTGGCCCTTTACTGTGAAACCCGCGGCCTGATCTGCCCCGAGGGACAGCACTTCAAACTCTTCGGGCCCTGCAGTCACTCGCTGCTGTGCGACGATCAATGTCGACCCATTCACGAAAATGCTCTCTCTCAGGCCATCACGCGCAACGAACCGGGGGTTTTTCGCTGCAAGAGCGGACTGCTCAACTTTATCGTCCCCTTTAAGCTGACCCGCTCTCAAACCTGCTGCCTTCTGGGGGGCGGGGTTCGCGCACCGGAGCTTGACCTCTCCACCTCGAAACTCCTGAGCCTGGCACGAGAAATCAACGATCCGGGTCTCGTGGAAGACATCGAAAAATTACCGATACACTCCGAAGAAGACTTGCAGGTTGTCGCCGGCCGGGTCGCCCAACTCATGGATGGCACTCAGGGCGACAACCTTTTGCGCCTCGCCTTCGAAAAGACCATGATGCGACTCAATGCCGTCACCGGCATGCTTCCCGAGTTCGACCGCGCGACAAACGTCGAACAGATTTTTCAGCTGCTCGGCGAAACCCTCACGGTTCTCTTCGATCTGCCGCGCGCGGCCGTTATTCTGGCCGCGGACGCCGCACGCAAACCCGTCCTGCGCGGCCTCGGTCAATGGCTTGAGCAGACGGTTTCCTTGAGCGAGGAACAGATCGGCTTGCTGCTCCGCGCCCAGGAGCGGCGCCATTTCTTCCTCGAAGAGGAAGACTGCCTCGGGCAGTTGCCGGGGGTGAAAGGCGAGTCGGCCAACTGCCTGCCGCTGGTCTACGGAAACCGCTCCCTAGGCACTCTCGCGCTGTTCGACGCGGATCTTGCGCCCCGCGATCTCCTGCTTATCGAGTTGCTCGCCGGACGCGCGGCCATGCGCATGGCAAGCCTCGAAAGCGAACGCGAACAAAGCCTCGAAGCCCGCATCTCGGCGCAGATCATCCAAATGGTCAGCGACTTTTCCCTGCTTGATCAGCGCGAGGCCCTGTTCAGCCGGATTCTTGACCTGACGGCCGAGTTGCTGTGCGCATCCAAGGGTTCATTGATGGTGCTTGACGAAGACGGCGAGCATCTCTTCATCGCCGCTGGAAAAGGAATGAATCCCGAACTGGCGCGCAACATGAGGGTGCGGGTCGGCAGCGGCATCGCCGGTCGCGTCGTGAGCAGCGGCCATTCCCTGCTGGTCAACGACATCGAAAAAGATGATCGGGTGCGCTCGGCCAACCGGCCGCGCTTTCGCACCAAATCCTTTCTCAGTATTCCCCTCAGGGTCCGGGGCGAAATTTTCGCCGTTCTCAACCTGTCCGACAAGGAAAACCAGGCGACCTTTGATGAGACCGATCTGCGGATACTCTCGGCCTTCGCTCCGCATTTTTCGGCGCTCATCGAACGCACCACGTCTCTGGAGCACGCCGCCGCCATGGAGGAACTCTCCATCACCGATCCGCTGACCGGTCTTTACAATCGCCGCTTTCTGGAACGGCGCATGGAAGAGGAAATCAGCCGCAGCCTCCGCCAGAGCTTATCGCTGACCATCATCATGCTCGATCTCGACAACTTCAAGCACTATAACGATCTGTGCGGCCATCTCGCCGGCGACAAGGCGCTCAAGCGCACGGCGCGCATTCTGCGCCATTCGGCGCGGGAAATGGATATCGTCACACGCTTCGGCGGCGAGGAGTTCTGTATTCTGCTGCCGGCGACCTCGAAGAAAGAATCGCTGCTGGTCGCCGAACGCATTCGTCACGCCATCGAAAAGGAAAGTTTTTTTCGCGAGCAGCATTTGCCCACGGGCAAACTCACCGCCAGCATGGGGCTCGCCTCCTTTCCGGTGGATGGCAACACGGCGCGAACCCTGATCAACGCGGCCGATATCGCTCTTTATCGGGCCAAAAGTGCAGGGCGCAATCGCTCCGTGGTATTTGAGCCTTCCTTTCGCGGCGACCAGGCGTCCTCGGCCTGA
- a CDS encoding HAD-IA family hydrolase, with the protein MAGILDTFLLDLDGTLVDSVADLTTAVNALRAESSLPPLDLAQVRTYVGDGARLLVTRALPAGAFSEEKLARFLALYRVHLLDQTRLYPGIASFLRAHAPARMAVVTNKPTQLSGELLAGLGLERQFAVVLGGDSCATKKPDPQPVLEALHRLGARPEQAVMIGDHHTDLRAGRAAGTATCFCAWGLGHDDGLEVDFRATHPEDLLRLFPGVGV; encoded by the coding sequence ATGGCCGGGATTCTGGATACCTTTCTTTTGGATCTGGACGGCACCCTGGTCGATTCCGTCGCGGATCTGACGACCGCCGTCAATGCACTGCGCGCTGAATCGTCGCTGCCGCCCCTGGATCTGGCCCAGGTGCGCACTTACGTCGGCGACGGCGCGCGCCTGCTGGTCACCCGCGCCTTGCCCGCCGGTGCGTTTAGCGAAGAGAAGCTGGCGCGCTTTCTTGCACTGTACCGCGTCCATCTCCTCGACCAGACCCGCCTCTATCCCGGCATCGCAAGCTTTCTCCGCGCCCACGCCCCTGCCCGCATGGCGGTGGTCACCAACAAACCCACCCAACTCAGCGGCGAGTTGCTTGCGGGACTGGGCCTGGAGCGACAGTTTGCCGTCGTGCTCGGCGGCGATAGCTGCGCGACCAAAAAGCCCGATCCGCAACCCGTCCTTGAAGCCTTGCACCGCCTGGGGGCACGCCCCGAGCAGGCAGTGATGATTGGCGACCACCATACCGATCTGCGCGCCGGCCGCGCCGCCGGCACCGCCACCTGTTTCTGCGCCTGGGGCCTGGGGCACGATGACGGGTTGGAGGTGGATTTCCGCGCCACCCATCCGGAGGATCTGCTGCGCCTGTTTCCCGGGGTCGGCGTGTGA
- a CDS encoding carboxypeptidase-like regulatory domain-containing protein, giving the protein MNYSRYSLLLFFLLIFPQGALSSDTGRVIGRIQVEGVDTYRGVASLWDVASGKIPDPRRYIVIPSAMAALDADGSFELQAAPGIYYLGAIVRQTPGPPLGPPRPGDQVFLSPGGEGEYFKVQVRAGETLDVGTRSGGWRYDGFAPEADLAIRGTVRDTAGEPVADLLVFAFADPSMSLQPVGVSDRTDAQGHYLLRLDRPQPVFLRVRESYGGGPLMGGGYVGVYGGAEPRAVALPEQGIVEDIDIEVIKLPPAGSEERRPMRPAQSPADDAKN; this is encoded by the coding sequence CTCCTCCGACACCGGCCGAGTCATCGGGCGTATCCAGGTCGAAGGCGTCGACACTTACCGCGGCGTTGCCTCTTTGTGGGATGTCGCTTCGGGCAAAATTCCCGATCCCAGGCGCTACATCGTTATTCCCTCTGCCATGGCCGCTTTGGATGCGGACGGCTCCTTCGAATTGCAGGCCGCGCCCGGCATCTATTATCTTGGCGCTATCGTGCGTCAAACTCCCGGCCCGCCCCTCGGGCCTCCGCGTCCCGGCGACCAGGTGTTTTTGAGCCCCGGCGGTGAAGGCGAGTATTTCAAGGTGCAAGTGCGTGCGGGAGAAACGCTTGATGTCGGCACACGCTCCGGCGGTTGGCGTTACGACGGTTTTGCCCCCGAGGCGGATCTCGCCATTCGCGGCACAGTGCGTGATACGGCCGGCGAGCCGGTTGCCGATCTGCTGGTGTTCGCTTTCGCTGATCCGAGCATGTCGCTGCAGCCGGTGGGCGTATCCGACCGCACCGACGCCCAAGGGCACTATCTGCTGCGCCTCGATCGGCCCCAGCCGGTATTTCTGCGGGTGCGCGAATCCTATGGTGGTGGCCCCCTCATGGGCGGCGGCTACGTTGGTGTCTATGGCGGCGCCGAGCCGCGCGCGGTGGCGCTGCCGGAGCAGGGGATTGTCGAGGATATCGACATCGAGGTGATCAAGCTGCCCCCCGCGGGAAGCGAAGAGCGTCGTCCTATGCGACCCGCGCAATCACCGGCGGATGACGCGAAAAACTGA
- a CDS encoding Maf family protein: MTSPITHLFRNPPGTLVLASASPRRRELLASLGLDFAVIPSCAEETPLDGELPRAHVLRLSCAKALDVAERKDIGGRWFVGSDTIVVQDGLLLGKPADDKQAHSMLSALQGRRHDVYSGFAVYDRQTGQTLSGAARTGVQFRELTGAEIAGYIATGEPRDKAGAYAIQGLGAYLVRAIEGSYTSVVGLPLSEVVDALLSLGAIQTAS; encoded by the coding sequence TTGACCAGCCCCATAACGCATCTGTTCCGCAACCCTCCGGGCACACTGGTGCTCGCTTCGGCCTCCCCGCGGCGCCGCGAACTGCTTGCATCTCTGGGGTTGGATTTCGCCGTGATACCGAGTTGCGCGGAGGAAACCCCTCTGGACGGCGAACTCCCCCGCGCCCATGTTCTGCGCCTGAGTTGCGCCAAAGCGCTCGATGTCGCCGAGCGCAAAGACATCGGCGGTCGCTGGTTTGTCGGCAGCGATACCATTGTCGTGCAAGACGGCCTGCTACTCGGCAAGCCTGCCGATGACAAACAGGCCCACTCCATGCTGAGCGCTCTCCAAGGTCGCCGGCACGATGTCTACTCCGGCTTTGCCGTCTACGACCGCCAGACCGGACAAACCCTGAGCGGTGCGGCGCGCACCGGAGTCCAGTTCCGGGAGTTGACAGGTGCGGAGATCGCGGGTTACATTGCCACGGGTGAGCCTCGGGACAAGGCTGGTGCTTACGCCATCCAGGGACTCGGTGCCTACCTGGTGCGCGCTATCGAGGGCAGCTACACCAGTGTCGTCGGCCTGCCCCTGAGCGAAGTCGTTGATGCGTTGCTGTCGCTGGGGGCCATACAAACAGCTTCCTGA